CAGCGTCAGGGATATGGGACCGAAGCCGCGGGCGGCATGATCGCCTGGGCCTTCTCCCACCCCGAGGTGAACCGGGTCATCGCCGAGACCTACCCCGATCTGCGCGCTTCGATCCGCGTCATGGAGAACAACGGGATGCGCTTCCTCGGGATCGGCTCGGAAGAGGGGATCGTCCGCTACGGGATCACGCGGAACGAGTTCGCCAAGCGCCCCTCACCGCTTCGCTAGCGATCCCTTTTCAGGAGAAGGCTTGGGACTGCTCTGGATCGCCCTGATCCTGGGGATGGTGGAGGGATTGACCGAGTACCTCCCGGTCTCCTCCACGGGGCACCTGATCGTGGCCGGGGCGCTGGTGGGGCTGCAAGGGGAAAAGGCGAAGACCTTCGAGATCTTCATCCAGCTCGGCGCGATCCTGGCGGTCGTGATCTACTACCGCCGGCGCTTTCTCGGCCTGCTGAGCTTCAAGGCGCGGGAGGAGAGGCGATTCGCCGGCCTGCATGGCTGCATGATGCTCGCCGTCACGACCCTGCCCGTCCTGGTGGCCGGGTTCCTCCTGCACGACTTCCTGAAGGCCCACCTCTTCTCCCCGCTCACGGTGGCCTGGGCGCTGGGCGCCGGCGGGATCGCCATCCTGCTCGTCGAGCAATGGCACCCTCGTCCCGAGACCGTCGGGCTGGATCGGATCGGCCTGGGGCAGGCCCTTGCCATCGGCCTGTTCCAATGCCTGGCGCTGTGGCCCGGGGTCTCCCGCTCGGCCGCCACGATCCTGGGCGGGATGCTCGGCCGCATCGATCGCAAGACCTCCGCAGAATACTCCTTCTTCGCCGCCGTTCCGGCGCTGACGGCCGCGACCGCTTACGATCTCTACAAGTCCAGGTCCTTCCTGAGCGGCGGCGACGTGCCGTTCTTCGCCGTGGGGTTCATCGTGTCGTTCCTGTTCGCCTGGCTCGCCGTGGCGTGGCTCCTCCGCCTCCTGCAGCGCCATTCCCTGCGCCCCTTCGCCTGGTACCGGATCCTGATCGCTCCCGTCATCTATTACTTCGCCCGGTCCTGAGTGCCGGCCGAAGGCTTGGATCGTCCGGAGTCGGCCGATCCCGGGCCGGCTTAGGGTCGGACGAGCAGGCGCCCGGCGAGTCCGCCCGTTCCCCTCGGACTGCCCATCAAACGCTCTCCGGTGGTATCCTTGGGCATTCAGGGTTTCGTGAGATCGGTGCCGGGCGCGGGAGGAATCGATGGCGCGTCTTCGACTCCGCGTGGCTTGCCTCGTCCTGGCGGTGACGGTCGGGACGAAGCCGGGATTCCCGCTCGTCACGCCGCGGCTGCGCGACGGGACGCCCCGGGGAATCGCCGATCCTCCCGCGGCGGCGCGCGTCACGATGCCGGCGGTGTGGTTCGTCGAGCTGGCGAGCGCGCCGCTGGCGGAGGCGAATCCCGCCGACCAGCCGGCGTACCTGCGAAAGCTGCGCCTGGAGAAGGAAGCGTTCCGGCTCGAAGCATCCCGACGGCGGCTTGTTTGGCGGGAGCGCTTCACCTACAACCGGCTCTGGAACGGCGTCTCGCTGGCCATCGATCCGGCCGAGGTCATGACGCTCGCTCAGATCAAGGGAGTGACGGCAATCTATCCGGTCACCGAAGTCGAGCCGGGGGAGCGGATTCTCGCGAAGGATGCCATCGCCGGCGGCGGGCGGTGGTCCGGCGAGGCGGCACCCGCTTCCGGCGGTCTCGCCGCCGCCCTTTCGATGGTGGGGGCCGATCGGATCCAGGCAGCGGGGATCGACGGCGCGGGCGTCCGGGTCGCCCTGATCGACACCGGAATCGACTACCTGCACCCCGACCTGGGGGGAGGCTTCGGGCCGGGATTCCGGGTCGAAGGAGGATTCGACCTGGTGGGGGACAACTACCGGGGCCCGGGCAACACGCCGCTTCCCGACGCCGACCCGCGCGACTGCAACGGCCACGGGACCCACGTCGCCGGCATCCTCGCGGGGCGTGGCGCCGTCACCGGCGTGGCTCCCGGCGCCACGCTGCGAGCCTACAAGGTCTTCGGCTGCGTCGGAGGGACGCTGGCCGACATCGTCCTGGCGGCGATGGAGCGTGTCCTCGGCGACGGGAGCCGAGTGGTGAACCTGAGCCTCGGCAACGCGTTCCAATGGCCGCACTACCCGACGGCGCGCGCCGCGGACAACCTGGTGAACCATGGCGTCGTCGTCGTGGCCTCGGCCGGCAACGACGGAGACAGCGGCCTCTTCTCGCTTGATGCGCCGGGGGTGGGGCGCAAGACGATCGGCGTGGCGTCGACCGACAGCGCCAAGGTCCACACGCGGTCGTTCCGCGTCCTGGGAGGGGGCGACGTCGGCTACTTCCCGGTCGACCAGGCCCTGCCGCCGCCGCTTTCGGGATCGGCTCTCGTCCAGGACGTCGGGCACGGCTGCCTGAGCGACCGCGCCCTGTTCACCGGCGTGGCCGGGAAGGTGGCGGTCATGAGCCGCGGGCAGTGCGCGCCCCGGCAGAAGGTGCTCAACCTGCACAACGCCGGCGCCGCCGCCGTGCTGATCTACAACGACGAGCCGGGCGTCTTCCTGGAGACCTTCGAGGATCCTCCGATCTTTTTCCCCGTCGCCACGCTCTCCCGCGAGGACGGCACGGCGCTGGCGGCGCGCGCCCGCTTTCCGACGACGCTCGTCTGGACCAGCGATTTCACCGACGTCGCCAACGCGACGGGGGGCCTGGTTTCACCCTTCAGCGCTTATGGAGAGAGCCCCGATCTGGAGCTCAAGCCGGACCTGGCGGCGCCGGGGGCGCTCGTCTTCTCCACGCTGCCGCTGGCGCGCGGCAGCTACGGATTGAGGAGCGGGACGTCGATGGCCGCGCCGTTCGTCGCGGGAGCGGCGGCGCTGCTGATCGAGGCGGAGCCGAACGTCCCCAGCCAGCGGGTGAGGGACATCCTGCAAAACGCCGCGCTGCCGCGGGCGTGGCGCAAGAATCCGGACGGCGGGGGGCTCGAGCCGATCCAGCATGAAGGGGCCGGCCTGGTCGATGTCGAAGCGGCCCTCCAGGCCGATCTGCGCGTCGGGCCGGGAAAGATCTCGCTGGGCGAGATGGAAGGGGCGAGCGTCCGGCGCGCTCTGGAGATCGAGAACCGGAGCGCCTCGGCCCTCGCCCTCGCTTTCTCTCATGCTCCGGCCAAAGCCGTTCTTCCCGGGGGGCCTCCCGTCAAGGCCGCCGACGGGGCCGCCACGGTGAGCTTCGACCCGTCCCGCCTCGTTCTGCCGGCCGGCGGCAAGGCGACCGTTGAAATCGGCTTCACGCCGCCGGAGGGGCTGCCCGAGGGAAGCCTGTTCGGAGGATTCCTGGCGATCGCGCCGGAAGGGGCAGGGCGCACCGTGCGCGTTCCCTACGCCGGCTTTCAAGGGGACTATCAATCGATCGTCGCCATGAACCCCGACGCCTCGCCGTTCGGCAATCCGATCCTGCGCCCCGACTTCGAATTCGGTCCCAGCTCTCCGCTGACGATCGAGCCGCTTCACCATCAGGCGGCGATCGTCTTGTTCCACCTCCGGCATCCCGTCCGGCGCCTGCGCCTCGAGCTGTTCGACACGCCGAGCGGCCGCAGCCGCGGGCGCCTCGCCGAAGCCGGCTACTTCCCCCGCAACGGCACGGCCGAGGAGTTCTTCTTCCTGTTCTGGGACGGGCGGGACTCGCAGGGCGACCCGCTGCCGGCGGGATCGTACGTGCTGCGGCTCGCGGCCCAGAAGGCCCTCGGGGACGACGACAATCCCGCCCATTGGGAGATCTGGACCTCCCCGCCGGTGACCGTTCTCCGGTGATCGTGTAAACTACCCCGCTCGCTCCGGCCGCGCCGCGCCGCGGAACTCCCCGAGGATTCCTTGGAGCTGATTCGAAAGTTCTTCGAGAACGTCTACAACGTCCAGAGGCTGATCGAGATTGGGGGCCTCGCGGGGATGTTCGCGGTGGTCTTCGCGGAGACGGGGCTGCTCATCGGCTTCTTTCTCCCGGGAGACTCGCTCCTGGTGGCGGCGGGATTGTTCGCTGCCCGCGGCAACCTGAACATCGTCTCGCTGAACCTGGCGCTGATGGTGGCCGCCATCGCGGGAGACGCGACCGGGTACTGGATCGGCTACCGCGCCGGCAAGGCGATCTACGATCGCCCCGACTCGTTCTTCTTCCGCCGCAAGCACCTGCTGGCCGCCCATGAGTTCTACGAGAAGCACGGCGGCAAGACGATCATCATCGCGCGGTTCATGCCGATCATCCGCACCTTCGCCCCCGTCGTGGCGGGGGCGGGCACGATGAGCTACCCGCGGTTCGCCAGCTACAACGTGATCGGCGGGATCCTCTGGGTCGCCTCGATGACCCTCACCGGCTACTTCCTCGGCCAGGCCATTCCCGACCTGGAAAAGCACATCCACCTCGTCGTCGCGATCGTGATCTTCCTGTCGCTGCTGCCCGGAATCATCGCGTACCTCCGGGCGCGCCTCCAGTCGCGCCGTCGTGGTGGCCCGCCGCCGGCGGCTTTGATGTAAAATCCCCGCTCCGGCCCCTGCCGCCGCCGTGCCCACTCCCGGAGACTGCCATGCGCCGATCCTTGGTTCCGCGAGGCATGAGCCCGAGACGCGCCACGCGAGCGTGGCTCGCCGCGTCGCTCCTGGCCCTCCTGGCGTCGCTTCCGGCGGCGCAGGGGTCGCCGGCCGGGGCGCGAGCCCCGCGTCCCGGCCCCCGCAAGGTCTCCACGGCCAAGACGCCCTCCAAGCTGGCCCAGTTCCTCGAGATGTACAGCTCGTTGTACCGGGAGGTGCGCTACGAAGCCCAGAAGGCGGAATGGGCCGCGAGCACCGACGTCACGCCGGAGCACGTCGGAGGGCGCATCGCCGGCGACAAGGCGCTGGCCGCCTTGGTCGGCTCGACCTACGTGATCCAGAACGCCAAGCAGTTCCTCGCCGGCGCCGCGAGCCTCGCGCCGCTCGACGCGCGCCAGCTCAAGAAGATCCTCCTGGGCGCCGCCGAATCGCCCGGGACGATTCCGGAGGTCGTGGCGAAGCGGGTCGAGGCGGAAGCGAAGCAGTCCAGCATCCTCGATTCGTTCGAGTTCTGCCTCGAGCGGGACGGCAGCCGGTGCGTCAAGCCGACGACCGCGAACGGCATCGACGATATCCTCGAGAACTCGAGGGACCTTGCCGAGAGGCTCCGCGCCTGGAACGCCTCCAAGGAGGACGGAGGGCCGCTCAAGCCGGGGCTGGTGGAGCTGCAGGGCCTCCGGAACGCCGTGGCGAAAGAGATGGGCTACCGCTCCTTCTTCGATCTCCAGGTGGCGGACTACGACATGACCGTGGACGAGATGATGGCGATGCTCGAGGGATTCTTGAAGGACATGGAGCCTCTCTACCGCGAGGTCCATTGCTGGACCAAGTACGAGCTGGCGAAGCGCTACGGCAAGCCCGTGCCGAGGCGGATTCCGGCGCACTGGATCAACAACCGCTGGGCCCAGAACTGGGTCGGAATCGTCGAGGGCGTGGAGCTGGATCCCTACTTCAAGGACAAGACGCCCGAATGGATCGTGCGCAAGGCCGAGGCGTTCTACGTGTCGATGGGCTTCCGGGCGCTGCCGGAGTCCTTCTATATGCTGTCGGATCTCTATCCCGTGCCGGAGGGATCGGATCGGAAGAAGAACACTCACGCGTCGGCCTGGGACATGGACCTCGCCGGGGACGTCCGCTCGCTGCAGAGCATCCAGGCCGACAGCCAGTGGTTCTCCACGGCGCACCACGAGCTGGGCCACATCTATTACTACCTCTCCTACGACCGGCCGGGCGTCCCCATCGTCCTGCGGGAAGGGGCGAACCGCGCCTTCCACGAGGGAATCGGGGAGTTGATCGCCCTGGCCTCCCGGCAGCAGCCCTATCTCGCCGGCGTCGGAATCCTTCCGGCCGGCAAGTCGCTCGACCAGCAGAAGTGGCTGCTCAACGAGGCGCTCGAGGAGACCGTCCCGTTCATTCCGTGGTCGGCGGGGACGATGTCGCACTGGGAGCGCGATCTCTACGAAGGAAACCTGCCGCCCGATCAATTCAACCGGCGGTGGTGGGATTACGTCGCGAAGTTCCAGGGGGTGGATCCGCCGGAGCCGCGCGGCGAGGAGTTCTGCGACGCCGCCACCAAGACGCACGTCAACGACGATCCGGCCCAGTACTAC
The genomic region above belongs to Candidatus Polarisedimenticolia bacterium and contains:
- a CDS encoding undecaprenyl-diphosphate phosphatase, giving the protein MGLLWIALILGMVEGLTEYLPVSSTGHLIVAGALVGLQGEKAKTFEIFIQLGAILAVVIYYRRRFLGLLSFKAREERRFAGLHGCMMLAVTTLPVLVAGFLLHDFLKAHLFSPLTVAWALGAGGIAILLVEQWHPRPETVGLDRIGLGQALAIGLFQCLALWPGVSRSAATILGGMLGRIDRKTSAEYSFFAAVPALTAATAYDLYKSRSFLSGGDVPFFAVGFIVSFLFAWLAVAWLLRLLQRHSLRPFAWYRILIAPVIYYFARS
- a CDS encoding S8 family serine peptidase; amino-acid sequence: MARLRLRVACLVLAVTVGTKPGFPLVTPRLRDGTPRGIADPPAAARVTMPAVWFVELASAPLAEANPADQPAYLRKLRLEKEAFRLEASRRRLVWRERFTYNRLWNGVSLAIDPAEVMTLAQIKGVTAIYPVTEVEPGERILAKDAIAGGGRWSGEAAPASGGLAAALSMVGADRIQAAGIDGAGVRVALIDTGIDYLHPDLGGGFGPGFRVEGGFDLVGDNYRGPGNTPLPDADPRDCNGHGTHVAGILAGRGAVTGVAPGATLRAYKVFGCVGGTLADIVLAAMERVLGDGSRVVNLSLGNAFQWPHYPTARAADNLVNHGVVVVASAGNDGDSGLFSLDAPGVGRKTIGVASTDSAKVHTRSFRVLGGGDVGYFPVDQALPPPLSGSALVQDVGHGCLSDRALFTGVAGKVAVMSRGQCAPRQKVLNLHNAGAAAVLIYNDEPGVFLETFEDPPIFFPVATLSREDGTALAARARFPTTLVWTSDFTDVANATGGLVSPFSAYGESPDLELKPDLAAPGALVFSTLPLARGSYGLRSGTSMAAPFVAGAAALLIEAEPNVPSQRVRDILQNAALPRAWRKNPDGGGLEPIQHEGAGLVDVEAALQADLRVGPGKISLGEMEGASVRRALEIENRSASALALAFSHAPAKAVLPGGPPVKAADGAATVSFDPSRLVLPAGGKATVEIGFTPPEGLPEGSLFGGFLAIAPEGAGRTVRVPYAGFQGDYQSIVAMNPDASPFGNPILRPDFEFGPSSPLTIEPLHHQAAIVLFHLRHPVRRLRLELFDTPSGRSRGRLAEAGYFPRNGTAEEFFFLFWDGRDSQGDPLPAGSYVLRLAAQKALGDDDNPAHWEIWTSPPVTVLR
- a CDS encoding VTT domain-containing protein, whose translation is MELIRKFFENVYNVQRLIEIGGLAGMFAVVFAETGLLIGFFLPGDSLLVAAGLFAARGNLNIVSLNLALMVAAIAGDATGYWIGYRAGKAIYDRPDSFFFRRKHLLAAHEFYEKHGGKTIIIARFMPIIRTFAPVVAGAGTMSYPRFASYNVIGGILWVASMTLTGYFLGQAIPDLEKHIHLVVAIVIFLSLLPGIIAYLRARLQSRRRGGPPPAALM
- a CDS encoding M2 family metallopeptidase; amino-acid sequence: MRRSLVPRGMSPRRATRAWLAASLLALLASLPAAQGSPAGARAPRPGPRKVSTAKTPSKLAQFLEMYSSLYREVRYEAQKAEWAASTDVTPEHVGGRIAGDKALAALVGSTYVIQNAKQFLAGAASLAPLDARQLKKILLGAAESPGTIPEVVAKRVEAEAKQSSILDSFEFCLERDGSRCVKPTTANGIDDILENSRDLAERLRAWNASKEDGGPLKPGLVELQGLRNAVAKEMGYRSFFDLQVADYDMTVDEMMAMLEGFLKDMEPLYREVHCWTKYELAKRYGKPVPRRIPAHWINNRWAQNWVGIVEGVELDPYFKDKTPEWIVRKAEAFYVSMGFRALPESFYMLSDLYPVPEGSDRKKNTHASAWDMDLAGDVRSLQSIQADSQWFSTAHHELGHIYYYLSYDRPGVPIVLREGANRAFHEGIGELIALASRQQPYLAGVGILPAGKSLDQQKWLLNEALEETVPFIPWSAGTMSHWERDLYEGNLPPDQFNRRWWDYVAKFQGVDPPEPRGEEFCDAATKTHVNDDPAQYYDYAIATVLKYQLHDKICRDILKQDPHSCSYYGSKPVGDFLRSILEQGAMKPWRDVIREATGSELSTKPMVNYFEPLRMQLKKENAGRQCGWD